Proteins encoded together in one Kingella oralis window:
- a CDS encoding DUF1304 family protein has product MLALALLCAALTAATHFYIFYLELLAYGASNFRRVFQIPPEHLPIVRAPFNNLAIYNIALALAASLGILLHIVANSNYLYGMANGLIFAALGTATAAGAYLWYSQPSKQRPALIQAAPALLGLICLALSR; this is encoded by the coding sequence ATGCTCGCCCTCGCCCTCCTCTGCGCCGCCCTCACCGCCGCCACCCATTTCTACATCTTCTATCTGGAACTGCTTGCCTACGGCGCGAGCAACTTCCGCCGCGTGTTCCAAATCCCGCCCGAACACCTGCCCATCGTGCGCGCCCCGTTTAACAACCTCGCCATCTACAACATCGCCCTCGCCCTAGCCGCCAGCCTCGGCATCCTGCTGCACATCGTCGCCAACAGCAACTACCTCTACGGCATGGCAAACGGCTTAATCTTCGCCGCCCTCGGCACCGCCACCGCCGCAGGCGCATACCTGTGGTACAGCCAGCCCAGCAAACAACGCCCTGCGCTGATTCAAGCCGCCCCCGCCCTGCTCGGGCTCATCTGCCTTGCGCTGAGCAGATAG
- a CDS encoding trimeric intracellular cation channel family protein, whose protein sequence is MPCGWVFQAASPAASVIIAPILFPPHAAMPNPLPLPEIKNIIYALDIVGVIACTIAATVLAKQLKLDFWGAVLVSFLGSVGGGTLRDLLINRHPIFWLHDLNYLYTILLLSTVVQMFYGFFARINHVIRWFDALGLAAFTIIGVEAALSRGMTATIAILMGAFTAVIGGVMRDIVCRQIPLVLRQEIYITASIIGSGYYLLMLQTGINAWLRSLSTIALIFAVRMLAVYRGWNLPDITLPWWRERD, encoded by the coding sequence TTGCCATGCGGATGGGTTTTTCAGGCTGCCTCGCCCGCCGCATCCGTTATAATCGCGCCCATCTTGTTCCCCCCGCACGCCGCCATGCCCAATCCCCTGCCCCTACCCGAAATCAAAAACATCATCTACGCGCTGGACATCGTCGGCGTTATCGCCTGCACCATCGCCGCCACCGTGCTGGCCAAACAGCTCAAATTAGATTTTTGGGGCGCGGTGCTGGTTTCGTTTCTCGGCAGCGTGGGCGGCGGTACTTTGCGCGATTTGCTGATTAACCGCCACCCCATTTTCTGGCTGCACGATTTGAACTACCTCTACACCATTTTGCTGCTGAGCACGGTGGTGCAAATGTTTTACGGCTTTTTTGCGCGAATTAACCATGTGATTCGCTGGTTTGACGCGCTGGGCTTGGCGGCGTTCACCATCATCGGCGTGGAAGCCGCACTCAGCCGTGGCATGACGGCAACCATCGCCATTTTGATGGGCGCGTTTACCGCCGTCATCGGCGGCGTGATGCGCGATATTGTGTGCCGCCAAATCCCGCTGGTGCTGCGCCAGGAAATTTACATCACCGCGTCGATTATCGGCAGCGGCTATTACCTGCTGATGCTGCAAACGGGCATAAACGCTTGGCTGCGCAGCCTGTCCACCATCGCGCTGATTTTCGCCGTTCGGATGCTGGCGGTGTATCGCGGCTGGAACCTGCCCGACATCACGCTGCCGTGGTGGCGCGAGCGCGATTAG
- a CDS encoding metallophosphoesterase produces MPPVFIAVLIALQFLIYCAARALLWQFRIQAPAQRKTFYILAYALCNGFTLAALILRQSLLFRLNAALLVALLYIALTGLAVLVIGRIARRLRQPEKLGRDLRHIAPALLIALFALSVYNAYTPVVRRVSIRIDKPLAQPIRIGMASDTHLGTLVGARQLDKLAQIMQQEKADIILLPGDIMDDDIAAYTAENMKPHLAKLRAPLGVYATLGNHDYFINPQAITRAIEDAGITVLHDQAILINRQFWLIGRPDNLNSHRLSTAELVQKTNPAQPVILMDHRPDHVAEHARLPIDLQVSGHVHNGQIFPANFIAQTIYRPLSYGYQAIGNGHFVVTSGYGFWGIPFRLGSQSEVWIIEVRGK; encoded by the coding sequence ATGCCCCCCGTCTTTATCGCCGTACTCATCGCCCTGCAATTTTTAATCTACTGCGCCGCCCGCGCCCTGCTGTGGCAATTCCGCATCCAAGCCCCCGCCCAACGCAAAACCTTCTACATTCTCGCCTATGCGCTGTGCAACGGCTTCACCCTCGCCGCGCTTATCCTGCGCCAAAGCCTGCTGTTCCGGCTCAACGCCGCCCTACTGGTTGCCCTGCTCTATATCGCGCTTACCGGCCTTGCCGTGCTGGTTATCGGGCGCATCGCCCGCCGCCTCAGGCAGCCTGAAAAGCTCGGGCGCGACCTGCGCCACATCGCCCCCGCCCTGCTCATCGCCCTGTTTGCCCTATCCGTTTACAACGCCTACACCCCTGTGGTGCGCCGCGTCAGCATCCGAATCGACAAACCGCTCGCCCAGCCTATCCGCATCGGCATGGCATCCGACACCCACCTCGGCACGCTCGTAGGCGCGCGCCAGTTAGACAAACTCGCCCAAATCATGCAGCAGGAAAAAGCAGACATCATCCTGCTGCCAGGCGACATCATGGACGACGACATCGCCGCCTACACCGCCGAAAACATGAAGCCCCACCTCGCCAAACTGCGCGCCCCACTGGGCGTGTACGCCACGCTGGGCAACCACGACTACTTTATCAACCCCCAAGCCATCACCCGCGCCATTGAAGACGCAGGCATCACCGTGCTGCACGACCAAGCCATCCTTATCAACCGGCAATTCTGGCTCATCGGGCGGCCCGACAACCTAAACAGCCACCGCCTGTCCACCGCCGAACTCGTGCAAAAAACCAACCCCGCGCAACCCGTCATCCTGATGGACCACCGCCCCGACCACGTCGCCGAACACGCGCGCCTGCCGATTGATTTGCAAGTGTCGGGACACGTGCACAACGGGCAAATCTTCCCCGCCAACTTTATCGCCCAAACCATTTACCGCCCGCTATCCTACGGCTACCAAGCCATCGGCAACGGACACTTTGTCGTAACCTCGGGCTACGGCTTCTGGGGCATCCCCTTTCGCCTCGGCTCGCAAAGCGAAGTGTGGATAATTGAAGTGCGGGGCAAATGA
- a CDS encoding single-stranded DNA-binding protein: MSLNKVILIGNLGRDPELRYMPNGDAVCNFSIATSESWNDRNSGQRQERTEWHNITLYRRLAEVAGQYLKKGSQVYIEGKIQSRKYTDKQGVERTAYDIIGNEMKMLGSRGGNQQGGGYHDDAGYAPAPQQNYAPQPQQPYAPQQPAYDAPPPAAPTQRQAPVAPAAPVDDIDDDIPF, translated from the coding sequence ATGTCATTGAACAAAGTGATTTTAATTGGCAACTTGGGGCGCGACCCCGAGCTGCGCTATATGCCCAACGGCGATGCGGTGTGCAATTTTTCTATTGCCACCAGCGAATCGTGGAACGACCGCAACAGCGGGCAACGCCAAGAGCGCACCGAATGGCACAACATCACGCTGTATCGCCGCCTTGCCGAAGTGGCGGGGCAATACCTAAAAAAAGGCAGCCAAGTGTATATTGAAGGCAAAATCCAAAGCCGCAAATACACCGACAAGCAAGGCGTAGAGCGCACGGCATACGACATCATCGGCAACGAAATGAAAATGCTCGGCTCGCGCGGCGGCAATCAGCAAGGCGGCGGTTATCACGACGATGCAGGCTATGCCCCTGCGCCACAGCAAAACTACGCGCCGCAGCCGCAACAGCCCTACGCGCCGCAACAGCCCGCTTACGACGCGCCGCCTCCTGCCGCGCCCACCCAACGCCAAGCGCCCGTTGCCCCCGCCGCGCCGGTGGACGATATTGACGACGATATTCCGTTCTAA
- the ribA gene encoding GTP cyclohydrolase II, with translation MTLQHITSCRLPTEHGIYQMHGYQDSQTGQEHIALVMGDITTPEPVLSRVHSECLTGDALFSQKCDCGPQLKAAMQAVAAEGRGVIVYLRQEGRGIGLINKIRAYALQDKGMDTVEANLALGLPVDARDFTLAKEIYDHLGIRSIRLLTNNPEKVHTLQQAGIHITERLPLHVGIHPENQNYLNTKAQKLNHMMKD, from the coding sequence ATGACCCTGCAACACATCACCTCCTGCCGCCTCCCCACCGAACACGGCATCTACCAAATGCACGGCTACCAAGACAGCCAAACAGGGCAAGAACACATCGCCCTCGTGATGGGCGACATCACCACGCCCGAGCCCGTCCTCTCCCGCGTCCACTCCGAATGCCTCACCGGCGACGCCCTCTTCTCGCAAAAATGCGACTGCGGCCCCCAGCTCAAAGCCGCCATGCAAGCCGTTGCCGCCGAAGGGCGCGGCGTGATTGTGTACCTGCGCCAAGAAGGGCGCGGCATCGGCTTAATCAACAAAATCCGCGCCTACGCCCTGCAAGACAAAGGCATGGACACCGTAGAAGCCAACCTCGCCCTTGGGCTGCCCGTCGACGCGCGCGACTTCACCCTCGCCAAAGAAATCTACGACCACCTCGGCATCCGCAGCATCCGCCTGCTCACCAACAACCCCGAAAAAGTCCACACCCTGCAACAAGCAGGCATCCACATCACCGAACGCCTCCCGCTGCACGTCGGCATCCACCCCGAAAACCAAAACTACCTCAACACCAAAGCCCAAAAACTCAACCACATGATGAAAGACTAA
- a CDS encoding MFS transporter, with amino-acid sequence MQAKSPQIALLPQEWRAAVSLAGVYALRMLGMFLVLPVLALHAHDLAGANAANAPKMVGLAMAMYGLTQALLQLPLGMLSDKIGRKKVIYLGMGVFALGSFWAAMATDVHTLIMARAVQGAGAVSAAVTALLADLTREEVRTRAMSLIGLSIGLTFSVSLVLSPILSRWLGVNGLFALMGALSLASIALVAWYTPNPTSAQSRLHEDAQLQVGHIGEVLKNGQLLRLNFGIFVLQAGLMAMFTTLPFALKNLGWDKASHWQIYLPATVIGLVLMIPAIIIGETRNKLKLVFLLGIGLTTAAQFALLGSLNAAWLIGLSLVVYFIGFNILEASMPSLVSKIAPSDLKGTAMGVYNTLQSVGVFSGGIIGSRLYAQYGFNGVFIFCGAIGMAWFALAARAPAPKPVKNIMFAVPPAWQGDLGSLKTAIQTTAGVESIAFSHDNQTLFIKALQQGFDEAAIQTILTGANKCH; translated from the coding sequence ATGCAAGCGAAGTCTCCCCAAATTGCCCTATTGCCCCAAGAATGGCGCGCCGCTGTGTCTTTGGCAGGCGTGTATGCCTTGCGGATGCTGGGGATGTTTCTGGTGCTGCCTGTGTTGGCGTTGCACGCGCACGATTTGGCGGGGGCAAATGCCGCCAATGCGCCGAAAATGGTGGGCTTGGCGATGGCGATGTATGGCTTAACCCAAGCTTTGTTACAACTGCCGCTGGGGATGCTGTCTGACAAAATTGGGCGCAAAAAAGTGATTTATCTGGGCATGGGCGTGTTTGCGCTGGGCAGCTTTTGGGCGGCAATGGCAACCGATGTGCACACGCTGATTATGGCGCGGGCGGTGCAGGGCGCGGGCGCGGTGAGCGCGGCGGTAACGGCGTTGCTGGCGGATTTAACCCGCGAAGAAGTGCGTACCCGCGCGATGTCGTTGATTGGATTGAGTATTGGGCTCACTTTTTCCGTTAGCTTGGTGCTGTCGCCGATACTCAGCCGCTGGCTGGGCGTGAACGGCTTGTTTGCGCTGATGGGCGCGTTGAGCCTTGCCAGCATTGCGCTGGTGGCGTGGTACACGCCCAATCCCACCAGCGCACAATCGCGTTTGCATGAAGATGCGCAACTGCAAGTGGGGCATATTGGCGAAGTGTTGAAAAATGGACAGCTTTTGCGGTTGAATTTTGGCATTTTTGTGTTGCAAGCGGGACTGATGGCGATGTTTACCACGCTGCCGTTTGCGTTAAAAAATCTAGGCTGGGACAAAGCCAGCCATTGGCAAATCTATCTGCCCGCCACCGTGATCGGCTTGGTGCTGATGATTCCCGCCATCATCATCGGCGAAACGCGCAATAAGCTCAAACTCGTGTTTTTGCTGGGCATCGGCTTAACCACCGCCGCGCAGTTCGCGCTATTAGGCAGCCTGAATGCGGCATGGCTCATCGGGCTGAGCTTGGTGGTGTATTTTATCGGCTTCAATATTTTGGAAGCCAGTATGCCCTCGCTGGTGTCCAAAATCGCGCCCAGCGACCTTAAAGGCACGGCGATGGGTGTGTACAACACCTTGCAATCGGTGGGCGTGTTTTCGGGCGGCATCATCGGCAGCCGCTTATACGCGCAATACGGCTTTAACGGCGTGTTTATTTTTTGCGGCGCAATCGGCATGGCGTGGTTTGCGCTTGCCGCCCGCGCCCCCGCGCCCAAGCCCGTTAAAAACATCATGTTCGCCGTCCCCCCTGCGTGGCAGGGCGATTTGGGCAGCCTGAAAACTGCCATTCAAACTACGGCGGGCGTGGAAAGCATCGCGTTTAGCCACGACAACCAAACCTTATTTATCAAAGCCTTGCAGCAAGGATTTGACGAAGCCGCCATCCAAACCATCTTAACAGGAGCAAACAAATGTCATTGA
- a CDS encoding DedA family protein, with translation MLDFILHIDQHLIALAAQHGIWIYAILFIIVFCETGLVVTPFLPGDSLLFAAGAVAAASAGALNVHIIVAVLLAAAVLGDASNFEIGKYFGAKLFSRPDSKIFKPEYLAKTHAFYEKYGGKTIILARFVPIVRTFAPFVAGMGKMHYGHFLRYNIVGAIAWVVSLTYLGYAFGNVPFIKNNFGALVIGIVVFSVVPMAMEWMRAKRNKNKAA, from the coding sequence ATGCTAGATTTCATCCTCCACATCGACCAACACCTCATCGCCCTTGCCGCGCAACACGGCATTTGGATTTACGCTATCTTGTTCATCATCGTGTTCTGCGAAACAGGCTTGGTGGTAACGCCGTTTTTACCAGGGGATTCGCTGCTGTTTGCCGCAGGCGCAGTCGCCGCTGCTTCCGCTGGCGCGTTAAACGTGCACATCATCGTTGCCGTGCTGCTTGCCGCCGCCGTTTTGGGCGACGCATCCAATTTTGAAATCGGCAAATATTTCGGCGCAAAGCTGTTCTCACGCCCCGATAGCAAAATCTTCAAGCCTGAATACCTTGCCAAAACCCATGCGTTTTACGAAAAATACGGCGGCAAAACCATCATCCTCGCCCGCTTCGTGCCCATCGTGCGCACCTTCGCCCCGTTTGTGGCGGGCATGGGCAAAATGCACTACGGGCATTTTTTGCGCTACAACATCGTGGGCGCAATCGCGTGGGTGGTGTCGCTCACCTATCTGGGCTATGCCTTCGGCAACGTGCCGTTTATCAAAAACAACTTTGGCGCGCTGGTAATCGGCATCGTGGTTTTTTCCGTCGTCCCCATGGCGATGGAATGGATGCGCGCCAAGCGAAACAAAAACAAGGCAGCCTGA
- the ubiD gene encoding 4-hydroxy-3-polyprenylbenzoate decarboxylase yields MKYRDLREFIQMLEAKGSLKRIAAPVSPHLEMTEIADRVLRAEGPALLFEHAVRPDGSRYDFPVLANLFGTPERVAMGMGADSVAKLREIGQTLAYLKEPEPPKGIKDAFSKLPLLKDIWSMAPNVVKKAPCQEIVWEGGEVDLTRLPIQHCWPEDVAPLVTWGLTVTRGPHKKRQNLGIYRQQLLGKNKLIMRWLAHRGGALDYQAFRKENPSAPYPVAVVLGCDPATILGAVTPVPDTLSEYQFAGLLRGSRTELVKCIGSDLQVPARAEIVLEGVIHPDETALEGPYGDHTGYYNEQDYFPVFTVERITMRENPIYHSTYTGKPPDEPAVLGVALNEVFVPLLQKQFPEITDFYLPPEGCSYRMAVVSMKKQYAGHAKRVMMGCWSFLRQFMYTKFIIVVDDDVNVRDWKEVIWAVTTRMDPVRDTVLMENTPIDYLDFASPVSGLGGKMGLDATNKWPGETQREWGRVIERDADVAAKVDAMWGELGL; encoded by the coding sequence ATGAAATACCGCGACCTGCGCGAATTTATCCAAATGCTCGAAGCCAAAGGCAGCCTGAAACGCATCGCCGCGCCCGTTTCGCCGCATTTGGAAATGACCGAAATCGCCGACCGCGTGCTGCGCGCCGAAGGGCCGGCGCTCTTGTTTGAACACGCCGTGCGCCCCGACGGCAGCCGCTACGATTTTCCCGTGCTCGCCAACCTGTTCGGCACGCCCGAGCGCGTGGCGATGGGCATGGGCGCAGACAGCGTTGCCAAGCTGCGCGAAATCGGGCAGACGCTGGCCTACCTGAAAGAACCCGAGCCGCCCAAGGGCATCAAAGACGCATTCTCCAAACTGCCGCTGTTAAAAGACATTTGGAGCATGGCGCCGAACGTGGTGAAAAAAGCGCCGTGCCAAGAAATCGTGTGGGAGGGCGGCGAAGTGGATTTGACGCGCCTGCCGATTCAGCATTGCTGGCCTGAAGACGTTGCCCCGCTGGTAACCTGGGGCTTAACCGTAACGCGCGGGCCGCACAAAAAACGGCAAAATCTCGGCATCTACCGCCAGCAGCTGCTCGGCAAAAACAAGCTCATCATGCGCTGGCTCGCCCATCGCGGCGGCGCGCTGGATTATCAGGCGTTCCGCAAAGAAAACCCCAGTGCGCCCTACCCCGTTGCCGTGGTGCTCGGCTGCGACCCCGCCACCATTCTCGGCGCGGTTACGCCCGTACCCGACACTTTGAGCGAATATCAGTTCGCCGGCTTGCTGCGCGGCTCGCGTACCGAATTGGTGAAATGCATCGGCAGCGATTTGCAAGTGCCCGCCCGCGCCGAAATCGTGCTCGAAGGCGTGATTCATCCCGACGAAACCGCGCTGGAAGGCCCCTACGGCGACCACACCGGCTATTACAACGAGCAGGACTACTTCCCCGTGTTCACCGTTGAGCGCATCACCATGCGCGAAAACCCGATTTACCACAGCACCTACACCGGCAAACCGCCCGACGAACCCGCCGTATTGGGCGTGGCCTTAAACGAAGTGTTCGTGCCGCTGTTGCAAAAACAGTTCCCCGAAATCACCGATTTCTACCTGCCACCCGAAGGCTGCTCCTACCGCATGGCGGTGGTGAGCATGAAAAAACAATACGCCGGCCACGCCAAGCGCGTGATGATGGGCTGTTGGAGCTTCCTGCGCCAGTTTATGTACACCAAATTCATCATTGTGGTGGACGACGACGTAAACGTGCGCGACTGGAAAGAAGTCATCTGGGCGGTTACCACGCGTATGGATCCCGTGCGCGATACGGTTTTGATGGAAAACACGCCGATTGATTATTTGGACTTCGCCAGCCCCGTAAGCGGACTCGGCGGCAAAATGGGCTTGGATGCGACCAACAAATGGCCGGGCGAAACCCAACGCGAATGGGGGCGTGTGATTGAACGCGATGCCGATGTGGCGGCGAAGGTGGATGCGATGTGGGGCGAGTTGGGGTTGTGA
- the hscB gene encoding Fe-S protein assembly co-chaperone HscB, with translation MSQYFQLFNLPEQYPLDTAALEQRYRALAAQFHPDKHTTANPFEQKQALMMSATLNQAYTTLQSPIDRAAYILQQRNIHPDDPHNTQIDPEFLMQQMQWRETLAEAQAEQNTAELHALQNEIAQAQTQLYQQLEHAFNQQDYPVASDLVRQGRFLDKLHREIQNALD, from the coding sequence ATGTCCCAATACTTCCAACTCTTCAACCTCCCCGAGCAATACCCCCTAGACACCGCCGCACTGGAACAACGCTACCGCGCCCTCGCCGCCCAGTTCCACCCTGACAAACACACCACCGCCAACCCCTTCGAGCAAAAGCAAGCCCTGATGATGAGCGCCACCCTCAACCAAGCCTACACCACGCTCCAATCCCCCATAGACCGCGCCGCCTACATCCTGCAACAACGCAACATCCACCCCGACGACCCCCACAACACCCAAATAGACCCCGAATTTCTGATGCAACAAATGCAATGGCGCGAAACCCTAGCCGAAGCTCAAGCCGAGCAAAACACCGCCGAACTACACGCCCTGCAAAACGAAATCGCCCAAGCCCAAACCCAGCTTTATCAACAGCTAGAACACGCATTCAACCAACAAGACTACCCCGTCGCCAGCGACCTTGTGCGCCAAGGGCGTTTTTTGGACAAACTGCACCGCGAAATCCAAAACGCGCTGGATTGA
- a CDS encoding ArnT family glycosyltransferase: MLTYTPTPKRPVQPTREYPWLLLLLAFAWLWPGVFSHDLWKPGEPELYTTISETPFGAWLPMLFGEPNFQAAPLYVQTAQLFQRLLTPWAADAYSAARFASVFYTSLGLLGSGMAGYRFLGRHHGRSVVLILIGSAGLLPVAHFIDSQSLLFAGIGLAMWGYAVAHRQAILAALLIALASVFLMQSAGILIAAAPLLTGWLLWFTSAQWRSNRILITLVCATLTALPLASIHPVALAVTHPAAFAQYVHQHLFGGYGGTQHFQAAFRLPYYLQHILWFAFPALPLAVWTASRRKTLPANAGSYAGYTLALLTLFIALNPQRNQDNLVLILPPLALLGAAQLDNLRRGAVAFLNWFGAMAFGAAALFLWIGFIAMNYGIPAKLAERAAYFSPYYTRDIDPMPIIVALLFTPMWLIAITRKNIRGRQAVTNWAAGITLVWALLMTLFLPWIDAAKSHRPIVQQMQNSLSDDILVSLHSHTSCLYIPPSQTDTRIAWQQYSTLPITSSTPNCHYMLLQYNPKAQRQPEIHGKILWTGRRPRSKHEQFVLIDTQP, translated from the coding sequence ATGCTCACCTACACCCCCACGCCCAAACGCCCCGTCCAACCCACCCGCGAATACCCGTGGCTGCTGCTCCTGCTCGCCTTCGCATGGCTGTGGCCGGGCGTGTTTTCGCACGATTTGTGGAAGCCCGGCGAACCCGAGCTCTACACCACCATCAGCGAAACCCCGTTCGGCGCATGGCTGCCGATGCTGTTTGGCGAGCCCAATTTTCAGGCTGCCCCGTTATACGTGCAAACCGCCCAGCTGTTCCAACGCCTGCTCACGCCGTGGGCAGCCGATGCCTATTCCGCCGCCCGCTTCGCCAGCGTGTTCTACACCAGCCTCGGGCTCTTGGGCAGCGGCATGGCGGGCTACCGCTTTCTCGGGCGGCATCACGGGCGCAGCGTGGTGCTCATTCTCATCGGCTCGGCAGGCTTGCTGCCCGTCGCCCACTTTATCGACAGCCAATCGCTGCTGTTTGCAGGCATCGGACTGGCGATGTGGGGCTACGCTGTTGCCCACCGCCAAGCCATTCTCGCCGCCTTGCTCATCGCCCTTGCCAGCGTATTTCTGATGCAAAGCGCGGGCATCCTTATCGCCGCCGCGCCCCTGCTCACAGGCTGGCTGCTCTGGTTCACCAGCGCGCAATGGCGCAGCAACCGCATTCTCATCACCCTCGTCTGCGCCACGCTCACCGCCCTGCCGCTCGCCAGCATCCACCCCGTCGCCCTCGCCGTCACCCATCCTGCCGCGTTCGCCCAATATGTTCACCAACACCTGTTCGGCGGCTACGGCGGTACACAGCATTTTCAGGCTGCCTTCCGGCTCCCCTATTACTTGCAACACATCCTGTGGTTCGCCTTTCCCGCCCTGCCGCTTGCCGTTTGGACAGCCAGCCGCCGCAAAACCCTGCCTGCCAACGCAGGCAGCTACGCTGGCTACACCCTCGCCCTGCTCACGCTGTTCATCGCCCTCAACCCGCAGCGCAACCAAGACAACCTCGTGCTCATCCTTCCGCCGCTCGCCCTGCTCGGCGCAGCCCAGCTGGACAACCTACGCCGCGGCGCAGTCGCCTTTCTTAACTGGTTTGGCGCGATGGCTTTCGGCGCAGCCGCGCTGTTCCTATGGATAGGCTTTATCGCTATGAACTACGGCATCCCCGCCAAACTCGCCGAGCGCGCCGCCTATTTCAGCCCCTACTACACCCGCGACATTGACCCCATGCCCATCATCGTCGCTCTGCTGTTCACCCCCATGTGGCTCATCGCCATTACCCGCAAAAACATACGCGGGCGGCAAGCCGTAACCAACTGGGCGGCAGGCATCACCCTCGTGTGGGCGCTGCTGATGACCCTGTTTCTGCCGTGGATAGATGCCGCCAAAAGCCACCGCCCCATCGTGCAACAAATGCAAAACAGCCTAAGCGATGACATCCTCGTCTCCCTACACAGCCACACCAGCTGCCTCTACATCCCCCCCAGCCAAACCGACACCCGCATCGCATGGCAACAATACAGCACCCTGCCCATCACCAGCAGCACACCCAACTGCCACTATATGCTCCTGCAATACAACCCCAAAGCCCAAAGGCAGCCTGAAATCCACGGCAAAATCCTGTGGACAGGGCGGCGCCCCCGCAGCAAGCACGAACAATTCGTGTTGATTGATACACAGCCGTAA
- a CDS encoding Maf family protein, with product MPQLYLASNSPRRREILQNLGYTIHNIAAEIDETPRPNEPAHDYVLRLAVAKNRAARQAHPHARQFPIISADTSVVHRGAILGKPALPEHAAAMLRELSGDTHQVLTAVCVSFGEHEHACVQQNNVQFCPLGDAQIAAYIATGEPLDKAGAYGIQGIGGVFVQHLAGSFTGVMGLPVFETIALLQRCGAAVPPFQAASCA from the coding sequence ATGCCCCAACTCTACCTCGCCTCCAACAGCCCACGCCGCCGCGAAATCCTGCAAAATCTCGGCTACACCATCCACAACATCGCCGCCGAAATCGACGAAACCCCGCGCCCCAACGAACCCGCGCACGACTATGTGCTGCGCCTTGCCGTCGCCAAAAACCGCGCCGCCCGCCAAGCCCACCCGCACGCGCGGCAGTTCCCCATTATCAGCGCCGACACCAGCGTGGTGCATCGCGGCGCAATCCTCGGCAAGCCCGCCTTGCCCGAACACGCCGCCGCCATGCTGCGCGAGCTATCGGGCGACACGCACCAAGTGCTCACCGCCGTGTGCGTGTCGTTCGGCGAACACGAACACGCCTGCGTGCAGCAAAACAACGTGCAGTTCTGCCCGCTGGGCGACGCGCAAATCGCCGCCTACATCGCCACGGGCGAGCCGCTGGACAAAGCGGGCGCATACGGCATCCAAGGCATCGGCGGCGTGTTTGTGCAGCATTTGGCAGGCAGCTTCACCGGCGTGATGGGCTTGCCCGTGTTTGAAACCATCGCCCTGTTGCAACGCTGCGGCGCGGCTGTGCCACCGTTTCAGGCTGCCTCATGCGCCTAA